In the Blautia coccoides genome, AGATCAGGGTAGTCATCAGTGTGGCCACTGCCCTGCGCATCTCCTCTCTCTTCTGCGCGCCCAGATATTGGGCTATAAGTACGGTTCCTCCGGTACACAGCCCTACCACAATGTTCGTCAGAATAAATGTCACCTGACCTCCAATGTTCACTCCCGACATGCTTACAGTACCGCTGAAATTTCCCACTATCAACATATCTGCCACGTTGTAGCAGGACTGGATAATGTTTGACACCAGAAACGGGACTGCAAACAGGATCAGTTGTTTTACAACATTTCCCTTGGATAAATCTTTTTCAAAACTGCTCATATATCACAACTCCTCTTTTACGTATAACTATGGGCATCGGCTATTTTATGCAGTCCATGCTGTCAGGCGCAATACATCCCGCAGGCTGTCAAGGCGCTCTGTCTGCGGAGACAGACGGGCCGCTTATCTTCCGGTGCTTACAGTTCCTTTTTATTATGAACCTTATATTCTTTTTCTGCAATCCTTTATCTCTTTCTTAAACCCCTAACAGCAGCTTATGTACTGTTTAAATTTAGCATTAATAATCTTTTTGTCCATTATTGCTAATTTTGATACGATATTCCATAGAAACCGCACCTGTTTTCGATATAATAAAAACTAACAAGAGAAAACACCCAAAGAAAAGGAGAATGCAGATATGATGACATTGGTTATAATGGCGGCTGGTATGGGAAGCAGATACGGCGGTCTGAAACAAATTGACCCGGTAGGAAGACATGGGGAATTTATCCTGGACTATTCCGTTTACGATGCCGTCAAAGCAGGATTTGACAAGGTTATCTTTATCATCAAAAGAGAAAACCTGGATGTATTCCGGGAGACTGTGGGAAAACGTCTGGAAAAAGTCATTCCTGTAGAATATGCATTTCAGGAGATCACAGAGGTTCCCGAGGGTGCCAGGGTTCCCAAGGACCGCACAAAACCATGGGGAACTGCCCATGCGGTGTGGAGCTGCCGGAATCTGGTGAACGGTCCCTTTGCAGTGATCAACGCGGACGATTTCTATGGAAGAGAGGCCTTCACTCTGCTGCACGACTTTTTCATGAACCTGCCGAAGGATACCTCAAAATATCATTTCTGCATGGCCGGCTACCTTCTCAAAAACACTCTGACGGAAAACGGACACGTGGCAAGAGGAATCTGCACTGCGGACGACGGATATCTGACCACAGTTACGGAGCGGACCAAAATACAACGGAACCAAGGGCAGACACAGTTTTACGAGGAAGACCGGGGCTGGACAGATATTGACGAGAACAGTATCGTATCCATGAACTGCTGGGGCTTTACCCCTGATATATTCAGGGAAATCGAAGATCAGATGCGGGAATTTTTTGCTGACAGCACAGACAGGCTTGCCAAAAAAGAATTTTTCCTTC is a window encoding:
- a CDS encoding nucleotidyltransferase family protein, with the protein product MMTLVIMAAGMGSRYGGLKQIDPVGRHGEFILDYSVYDAVKAGFDKVIFIIKRENLDVFRETVGKRLEKVIPVEYAFQEITEVPEGARVPKDRTKPWGTAHAVWSCRNLVNGPFAVINADDFYGREAFTLLHDFFMNLPKDTSKYHFCMAGYLLKNTLTENGHVARGICTADDGYLTTVTERTKIQRNQGQTQFYEEDRGWTDIDENSIVSMNCWGFTPDIFREIEDQMREFFADSTDRLAKKEFFLPSVVQELMDTQKCDVKVMDTPAKWYGVTYHEDKEKIVNFIDRMIHEGTYPETLWNEKGE